One genomic window of Eptesicus fuscus isolate TK198812 chromosome 6, DD_ASM_mEF_20220401, whole genome shotgun sequence includes the following:
- the TBXA2R gene encoding thromboxane A2 receptor encodes MWPNDSALGPCFRPTNITIEERRLIASPWFPASFCLVGLASNLLALSVLAGARQGSSPVRSSFLTFLCGLVLTDFMGLLITGAIVVSQHAILFDWHAVDPSCRLCRFMGVAMVFFGLCPLLLGAAMASERYLGITRPFSRPAAASRHRAWTIVGLVWATVLALGLLPLLGLGRYTVQYPGSWCFLTLGPQPGDVAFGLLFALLGSFSVGLSFLLNTISVATLCHVYHGQEAAQQRPRDCEVEMMAQLTGIMVVASVCWMPLLVFIAQTVLRSPPDMNPAGQLSRATEKQLLIYLRVATWNQILDPWVYILFRRAVIRRLHPGLSARARSLSLQPQLTRRPTVA; translated from the exons ATGTGGCCCAATGACAGTGCTCTGGGCCCCTGTTTCCGGCCAACAAACATCACCATCGAGGAGCGGCGCCTGATCGCCTCCCCCtggttccctgcctccttctgcctcGTGGGCCTGGCCTCCAACCTGCTGGCCCTGAGCGTGCTGGCGGGCGCACGGCAGGGCAGCTCGCCCGTGAGATCCTCCTTCCTCACCTTCCTCTGTGGCCTGGTCCTCACCGACTTCATGGGGCTGCTGATCACCGGGGCCATCGTGGTGTCCCAGCACGCCATCCTCTTCGACTGGCACGCCGTGGACCCCAGCTGTCGCCTCTGCCGCTTTATGGGTGTCGCCATGGTCTTCTTCGGCCTGTGCCCGCTGCTGCTGGGGGCCGCCATGGCCTCAGAGCGCTACCTGGGCATCACCCGGCCCTTCTCCCGCCCCGCGGCCGCCTCCCGGCACCGCGCCTGGACCATCGTGGGGCTGGTGTGGGCCACGGTGCTGGCGCTGGGCCTGCTGCCCTTGCTGGGCCTGGGCCGCTACACCGTGCAGTACCCGGGCTCCTGGTGCTTCCTCACCCTGGGCCCCCAGCCCGGGGACGTGGCCTTCGGCCTGCTGTTCGCGCTCCTGGGCAGCTTCTCGGTGGGGCTGTCCTTCCTGCTCAACACCATCAGCGTGGCCACCCTGTGCCACGTCTACCACGGGCAGGAGGCCGCCCAGCAGCGCCCCCGGGACTGCGAGGTGGAGATGATGGCTCAGCTCACGGGCATCATGGTGGTGGCCAGCGTCTGCTGGATGCCGCTGCTG GTCTTCATCGCCCAGACAGTGCTGCGCAGCCCACCGGACATGAACCCAGCCGGGCAGCTGTCCCGAGCCACGGAGAAACAGCTGCTCATTTACCTGCGTGTGGCCACCTGGAACCAGATCCTGGACCCCTGGGTGTACATCCTGTTCCGCCGGGCGGTGATCCGGCGCCTCCACCCTGGCCTCAGTGCCCGGGCCCGGtcgctctccctgcagccccagctcacCCGGAGGCCCACCGTGGCTTAG
- the LOC129149574 gene encoding tyrosine-protein phosphatase non-receptor type 23-like: MSPAQKLSPALDPSLVRQPGPSLECKRALEPHPTLRTQPVSGTQTSSRTQTSFGTQLRSETQPSSDTQPSSRTLTSARIQPSSGAQLSSRTQTQPVSETQSSSRTQTSLRIQLSSRKGLRPQTPGLDPRTQSDSTPPARTQPPDPPPRAPTPAPSKVSQPQPQPDDLVRGTQANTGRSLPTPHLAPKPQAPLTRQKPALLPKPQVGPHKSTPPTTSVTPSSASGVALLRSQLPESPAQEPAHSPMLRESGTALQGSEPLPHHKEL, translated from the exons ATGAGTCCAGCTCAGAAACTGAGCCCAGCTCTAGATCCCAGCCTAGTGCGACAACCAGGCCCATCTCTAGAATGCAAACGAGCCCTGGAACCTCATCCAACTCTGAG AACCCAGCCTGTTTCTGGAACCCAAACCAGTTCCAGAACCCAGACCAGTTTTGGAACCCAGCTCAGATCTGAGACTCAGCCCAGCTCAGACACCCAGCCCAGCTCTAGAACCCTGACCAGTGCAAGAATTCAGCCTAGCTCTGGAGCCCAGCTCAGTTCCAGAACCCA AACCCAGCCTGTTTCTGAAACCCAATCCAGCTCCAGAACCCAGACCAGCTTAAGAATCCAGCTCAGCTCTAGGAAGGGGCTTCGCCCACAGACCCCTGGCCTTGACCCTAGAACCCAGTCTGATTCCACTCCTCCAGCCCGAACTCAGCCCCCAGACCCACCACCAAGAGCCCCAACTCCGGCCCCCAGCAAAGTCTCTCAGCCTCAACCCCAGCCCGATGATCTGGTACGTGGAACCCAGGCCAATACCGGCAGAAGCCTACCGAcaccccacctggccccaaaGCCACAGGCCCCCTTGACTCGCCAGAAACCAGCCCTTTTACCTAAGCCCCAGGTGGGACCCCATAAGTCCACTCCACCTACCACATCTGTCACCCCTAGTTCTGCCTCCGGGGTGGCCCTCCTTCGGTCCCAGCTCCCTGAATCCCCAGCTCAGGAGCCTGCCCACTCCCCCATGCTCAGGGAGTCAGGAACTGCTCTGCAAGGGtcagagcccctcccccaccacaagGAGCTGTAG